A part of Oncorhynchus masou masou isolate Uvic2021 chromosome 30, UVic_Omas_1.1, whole genome shotgun sequence genomic DNA contains:
- the LOC135522402 gene encoding protein eva-1 homolog B-like, whose translation MDAKRKEMDLLSNSIAAYAHIKENPESFGLYFVIGVCFGLVLTLCLLVIRISCKPRTNIPASTPEKKHLKDFSEDECDEDSEEEDEEEEGDVEAPAPMPTTEISIGNHHNHSQSDGTLSVNVFTSAEELERAQRLEERERIIREIWRNGQPDILGSGTGTIGRVHYY comes from the exons ATGGACGCAAAGAGGAAAGAGATGGACCTCCTGAGCAACAGCATAGCTGCCTATGCACACATCAaag AGAACCCAGAGAGCTTTGGGCTGTACTTTGTGATTGGGGTTTGTTTTGGCCTGGTCCTCACCCTCTGCCTCCTGGTCATCCGGATCTCCTGCAAGCCCCGCACCAACATCCCGGCCTCCACGCCCGAGAAGAAACACCTGAAGGACTTCAGTGAGGACGAATGTGATGAAGATAgcgaggaggaggatgaggaagaggagggtgacGTCGAAGCACCTGCCCCCATGCCCACGACAGAGATTTCCATTGGcaaccaccacaaccacagccAATCGGACGGGACACTGAGCGTTAACGTGTTCACGTCGGCCGAGGAGCTAGAGCGGGCACAGCGATTGGAAGAGAGGGAGCGAATCATACGGGAGATCTGGAGGAATGGGCAGCCTGATATCCTGGGTTCAGGAACAGGCACTATAGGTCGGGTGCACTACTACTAA